Part of the Nicotiana sylvestris chromosome 2, ASM39365v2, whole genome shotgun sequence genome, cgggtacatcggaaatgctgaagtcccattaaggcaaaaatacctggtttcCCCAAGAGCTGTCATTGTGCATCGGTttctagattcattaaagatacacaggacggtccataacccagatttggccgcaggtttctgtagtccgcgcttcatatacgacagatatggTCACGTaagaggattcaacaatccggtTAACAAGCTATGTAGCAAAGGtaaccgtcagaagtgggatgagcatagacgagtggctttcatgataacatttttgggccttttggtgtttccaaggaaagacggaaacattgatctgaaaatatccggggtcgtcagtactttgctcactcagaatGAAAGCACTCTCGTGCCTAtggtagtatctgatatctttcgagctctcacagcctgcaaagccagagggaattttttcgaggggtgtaatttGATGCTaaaaatatggatgactgaacatctctgtcACCGTTCCGagcttttgggttatggttcctcgaagaagactttcatagaagagttttacacgagaatcaagggggtcagtctacccgagggaattacggcatggacgtcattctttcgaaccctcaccgccagccaaatacaatggacactgggatggttgcctgttgatgaggtcatatatatgccgaccgctaggacccactttctatttataggacttaagatcattcatcctTACGCGCCctatcgagttttgagacaactcgagagatgccagatagtgccacacggggaagatcttagtgctcaagcaattgagattagccctgacgcacaatttcctgaagcaaaagtcCGTCAGATCTGGAATGAATACCAATGTTTAAAaacagatacttgcgtgcaggatcggGCCGAAGGTGAAGTAGCACTAGGGTACCTTGTGTGatacagaagagaacttgagcacaaaaggccggctaaaagaccccatatcctgaattttgccgagtcatcacaggagcaatgggattggttagcaaaagaaaaaagCTATCGGTTTGAAAtcagcaagctgaaacaacaaattgaaggtctaaaatatgagcacaacgtgcaagttgctactgatctgggagaaaagaacagttTGACCCAGGAAAACGAGACGCtcagggcccaaatccagcagaTAAGGATAGCCgctgataaccaacaaaggagccggtcggatgagcgactgataaaaggtttaaaaatggaaATTGGTGAGTGCCGGAGTGAGTCGGAGAATCTTGAGAATACCATAACAGGACTCGAGACACACTGGGCAAAAAGAACAGAAGAGCGCAACCGGTACCTgcagcagttgaaaagggaccataagcaaaccattgccaatttgaagagaaaggtGGCCACTCTTGAGGACAGAGTGTTTGAACAAGCCCGAACCTTTGAAGCTGAAAATAGACGTTGCTATGATTTACTGGcccaaatggaagtagaaatCCAGCAGTGGCAGAATCAACatctccaggattctcgggttttgaaggcccgtaatgatcaaataaagcgcctactcatagaaaagaggcaaaccagggataatattaagaccattgcccatgccatcattaggAGGTGTCTACGATGCGAAGATATGACCCGCATTACCTttttctcggcagtgatgattaatgtcaagcagaccatgtatgagctggaacaacttgaaagggacctcgcacctaagcccgcggcgaggccgaacgatgccccgcgggcgccaattcttaaaactttaatgtatttataggtcgagtctgtattttccgtcTTGGCATCTTTTGTTTGTCTTTTCGAATCAGGGTGTATCAGTagttgttgagtttgtatttattTCAAGTCTGTTATTCtccctttttaaaaaaatgttagtttgtaatagattgttttagtaataaaaaaatgtttatttatttttacacttgtttgttttgaactacgtaatgatctgattcacgtggcaccgtgatacgtaggcaattctcatcggatccggtcacgttTTTAACTtcataataataacaaaaaaaatataaaaataaataaataaaggggagcataaagagaagccggaatgacgcatgccatcgatgcaaacatgtagaaatttacttaactgtataggtgcatcacaccccaacgtgagattacctgtctgttatttgtttcagactaaccgtttgcttgctgctaagtccaggtttttagaaaggtggtttggtttggtggaggtctggcctcacattcatactttacgaggtcgaaaggaagtgttcagtTGCCCATCACTAAGTCGAGAGgaagtattcacacttacttcacgagatcaaagggaagtgtggagatgtcttcagaaattcctttgccaacaattcctgtctccgaagagagttcaatctcggccatcccaacttctgaatcagcaactgctgaagaaaacagaatcttgcggattcgcatgttggaaatgttggatgattggaacaatggaaaagagccgccgagtgtaatccctggattccccgagttgttctctaggacaagtgggacttccaacgtccccataagttatccaactaacccattcgggtaccctaccatttcagcccactccactggatcaccctctgattcttatccccggatgtcaaTGACAGATGTGgctacaaacatattcactgcaccgcccagtccaatcgtggcacaacccgctacacacaagcctagttttgactcttcctcattcacatttcaagcaccatccttctcgctggaaccaactcggtttacCATCAGCACTCACCCTCAACAGCCTCAATACAAGCTTACGCCTGGGCAAGACCAAAATCCCAAAGCTCTTGAACAAGATGAaatggcaaaaagaatgaggagcctcgagcagagtttaaaaaatatgcaaggtttaagcgggcagaagagtgtttcctatactgatatgtgcatgttccctcacgtgcacctgcccgtAGGGTTCAAAACAccgaagtttgagaaatatgatgggcatggcgatcccattgctcacctcaaaaggtattgcaaccaattgcgtggagctggcggcaaagaagaattgttgatggcatacttcggagaaagcttggtgggcatagcctcagaatggtatatggatcaagacatatctcgatggcacatttgggatgatcttgccagagattttgtaaggcaatttcagtataatattgacatcgcgccATACAGGAATtctttgtcaaacttgaagaagaaaccctcagaaagcttcagagagtacGCTATTAAATGGTGCGAGCAAGCATCAAgagtaaaacctcccatggatgaaatagaaatggtcactactttcctccaagctcaagaatcagattacttccaaaacatgatgtcagccatggggaAACCTTtcgcagaagcaattaagatcggagaaatggtagaaaatgggctaaaaatgggtcgaattctaagccaatcttccatcagagctacctcccaagccattcagggtgggtctggatgaatagcaaagggaaagaaaagggaagaaacgtTGGCATCGTCGGGTACAAGGAGAAGCTATACTCCCGGACCCCTTTTCTCAGAGAGGACCCCGCAGCACTATTACCCTCACCAAGATCTGGCCTATACTCCGCAGCCATACTCGGTCATGAATACTCAACCTTATGTCCGGCCACCGCAACAAGCCAATCGgagccaagctccacctccctgaaatcagcctccttaccgaaccactataatccacaatTACCCcaaaataatttccgtcctcaAGAACCACCTAGAAGACAaactttcacacccattggtgaaccgTATTCTACCCTATTCCCAAAActagtccagatgggtttcctgcaaccagtccatcagacaaggcacaatccagcatcacctgcttacaaagccggtgtctGGTGTGCTTACCATTCGGGAGCAGAAGGGCATGATAccaatgattgttggactttaagaagGGTAGTAGAGAACTTAATAGAACAGGGAAAGATAGtattaagggacgaggaggtcccaaatgtgaccaacaatccattgcccgctcacaataatgggtcgttgattgggatgatctgtgaggacaaggaatttgatcctgccctgaaagctataatcgccattgtcgatgcAGAGACAAAGCCTAAAACAGCCCTGAAGCAAGAGAAAGGGGAAATGAAGACTAATACTGTCAAGGCTGAGACAAAATCGGAGACGATGTTGCCTTCGAAGAATGAAGTTCTCTATATTCCATGAGGTCGATCAGAGAAGCCACAGAGATTCGAAATAAAAAGGGCAATACTGATGTACGTATCGAAAGGGGCCtttgtggtccgggggacgattaaaCCGCTTTAGCTGAATGAGCGAGTGATTATCGGACGCGTACCATAGAAGCCAGTGACAGACCTGTCTAAagtaccgtggaattatcaacaAACATTGGTTACATACCAAGGCAAAGAAATCACGggggaacttccagaaaatacttctgTTGGAAAATATTCAGACATTCAAGAGGTGAACAATGCCACACGGAAGcgcttcccacccaagaagcctgtaagcgctGAAGAAGCAGAGGCTTTCTTCCAGAATATGAATATGCCTGACTATGAAGTGGTGGATCAGTTGCGCAAATACCCTGAACAAATGTCTATGCTATCTTTGCTAATGAGGTCCGCCGAGCATCAGAAGATCCTGCTCAAAACCTTGAATGAAGCGTATGTGCCGGTTGagacttcagttgaacaactTGAAAGAATGACGAAAAGGTTCTTTGCGGTTAATCAAGTTTCTTTTAGCAAGAACGATTTGCCTCCggagggagcagctcacaacaaggctttacatctgacagtcaagtctgaagactactacgtcaagcgagtaatgttggatgggggttcgggtgttgacatttgcccgctctccacgctgctaAGAATGGGAATTGGGACCGGAAGgattcgccccaataatgtctgtgtAAGAGCTTTTGATGGtatcaagagggacaccctcggaGAAATAGACCTGATATTGACTATCGGGCCGGTGGATTTCGAAGTAACCTTCCAAGTACTGgatatggacacatcttacaattttctcctcggaaggccttggattcatgctgcggGGGTTGTACCctccactctccaccaaatggtgaaaTTTGAAGATAaagatcgggaaattgtggtctacggagaagacgaacagtctatttatcgggacccatccatcccatgtcttgaagcaagagaagggagtgagcacacagtttatcaggtttttgaagtTGTGCTGGCGGGGCAGTATGAAGAAGGGAGCCCTTgtccccaacctttcttgtccaacgcTTCAATCATGgttgctaaagaaatgatccgacaggGATTCAAACCAGGAAAAGGGCTTGGAAAATcgctgcaaggaataacggaacctatcaccttgccttccactaaGAAACTCTTTGGGATAGGCTTTCAACCTACTCCAAAGAATGAAGATTGggcaaagaagagaaaaaatgagGGATGGAAGTTGCCTCGACCATTGCCACATTTGTACGAAACTTTCGTCAGACTAAAGtacattgaagaagaagatgacgagGCCTTTACAGCCGAAGAGATTgaagaaatatgtggggcaatgagagaaatgttttacgagactcacatggttcagctgggagaaggcacaagcaccgctgaggtgctgtatatgggtcCCGATGCCAGGCTGCAGAATTGGAAGACTACGCCATTCCCAATTAGGtaggagtccgggtagacctgtcctgctacctttcctgcatcacgagttatcccagggtgtaactcggatgtttttctttagtttcctgttttAACTTCCTGAAttataaaccctgttatcttcccaATCCCAAGGAATAAAATCAGTATTTCGtcatttttcctttattctttctaatttttgctatttttcttttgtcttttcctttcagttataataatgcggctttaaataatatgacatgcttgaggacttcacgcccagatccaaacgagctgtttaattgtgaaataatgaactaagaaccagaatatgacgaagaagaggcttttagggaaataaatcgagaactggaacactttgagaataaacctaagccaaatttgAACGACACCGAACCgattaatttgggaactcctgaagaaatccgagaaaccaaaataagcattcacacagatgagaaaatgcgagatgcaataattcaactcctctttgaatttaaagatgtgtttgcttggtcatacgatgacatgccaggattaagtgttgatctagtggtacataaattgccaatttaccctgattgtcctccagttcaacagaagCAGAGGAAATTCAAGACTGATAtcagtgataagatcaaagaagaaatcacaaagcagttgAAAACAGGAGTAATTTGGGTAGTTCAGTATACTacgtggttggctaatgtagttcatgtaccgaagaaagatgggaaaactcgggtGTGTGTGGATTACCGAGGTTTGAAtagggcaagtcccaaagacaatttcccgttgcccaacatccacatccttattaataactgtgccaaacatgagatacagtctttcgtagattgttacgctggatatcatcaggtgttgatggatgaagaagatgccgagaaaaccgttttcactacaccttggggtacttactgttatcgggttatgccgttcggtttaaagaatgtcggggcaacttacatgagagccatgactgccatttttcatgatatgatgcatcaagagatagaggtgtatgtagacgacgtgatagtcaagtccaggactcaggacgatcatgttcgagacttgaggaaattttttGAGAGGTTGAGAAAGTACGACCTGAAGCTGAATCCGGCTAAGTGcaccttcggagtcccatcgggcaagcttctgggtttcatagtaagcaggagaggtatcgagttagatccaacaaagataaaatctatccgagatctacctcctccaagaacgaagaaagacgtgatgagtctattgggcaggttaaactatattagccgattcattgcccaactgactagcatatgtgagcccatattcaagctattcaggaaggatgcagcaatcaaatggacgactgagtgtcaagaagtttttgacaagatcaaagaatatctttcaaatcctccagttttggtcccaccagagccagagagacccttgttcttgtatctgacggtcttggaaaattcttttggttgcgtCCTCGGACAGCATGACATAACTGGAAAGAAAGAGCAGGCGATCTATTACttaagcaagaagttcaccgGTTATGAGgtcaaatacactctgttggagagaacgtgttgtgctttgacatgggtcgctcagaaattgagacattatctccaagctcatactacttacctcataaccaggttggatcctttgaaatacatattccataaaccgatgcctactgggagattagcaaagtggaaaatcttgcttactgaattcgacatagtctatgtcactcgcacggcgatgaaagcctaggcattggcagatcacttggctgaaaacccagtcgatgaggaataccaaccattgagtacttattttccacaTGAAGAGataaacaccatagaagtagtctcggaagACGCTCATGCTTGGAAGATTTTCTTTAATGGGGCcgtaaatgccaaaggtgtaggaattggggcaatcttgatctcacccaccggtcaacactatccggctacagctaggtttcgtttcttttgcacgaacaatacagccgAATATGAaacctgcatcatgggcatgaatatggcgatcgatcaagatgttgaagatttgttgattatgggggattctgatcAGATTATCCGATAAGcctagggtgaatgggaaactcgagatgtcaagcttattccttaccagCAGCACATGGAGGATCTCAGCAAGCgattcaaatcaatagagttcaggtatatcccgcggtgtcacaatgaactagccgaTGCACTTGtcaccttagcttcaatgttaccttacccaggcaatgcccacatcgatcccttagaaatccaaatcagggaaagacacggttactgtaatgtaatcgagGAAGGACCAAGtacccagccatggtaccatgatgttaagaggttcttgaagacacaataataccccgaacatgctactggagatcaaaagagaactattaggcggtATGCGAGtggattctttttgagcggcgaggtattgtataaaagaaccccggatctcaatttgttaagatgtgttgacgccgaagaagcaggaaaaatcatgcatgaagtacacgcaggagtgtgtggacctcatatgaatgggtatgtcctaacgaagaaaatccttcgagctgGGTATTATTGGATAACCATGGAGAAAGACTGTTTCAGTTTCGGccggaaatgtcatcagttccaggtacacggagatctgattcatgcacctccaaTAGAGCTACATCCTATGTCGGCGTCGTGGCCGTTTGTCGCCTGgtgtatggacgtcattggtccgattgagccgaaAGCCTCAAAcgggcacagattcatattggtcgctatcgactacttcacaaaatgggtcaaagctgtcactctcaaatcggtcACTAAGAGAGCcatggtggattttgtacattcaaatcttatctgtcgttttggtattcctgcaactatcatcacagataatgcggcaaacctgaatagtcatttgatggaggatgtatgcgcagttcaaaataatgcataggaactccactccttatcggccaaaggccaatggcactgttgaagcggcaaacaaaaacatcaagaagattttgaggaaaacaatccagagttccagacagtggcatgaacagttacctttTGCTTTGCTGGGATATTGCACTACAATGCGCACATCAGTAGgcgcaaccccatacttgttggtttatgggaccgaagctgtgataccggcagaggtagaaattcctttgcTCCggaccattgtcgaagcagagattgaagatagcgagtgggttaagactcgattggagcagttgaccttAATTGATGAAAACCGAATGGATGTGGtatgtcacgggcagttgtaccaacaaagaattgtccgcgcttacaacaagaaggtgcgacccaggaattttgaagtaggtcaactggtgttaaggcgcattcttccgcatcaccaggaagcgaaaggaaaatttgctcctaattggaaaggtccatacatcatcaggaagatattacCAAGATGAGCATTatatctgggtgatattgaaggaaatgatcctgaaacagctgtgaatgcggatgcagtcaaaaggtactatgtctgagtttacttcggtgatgtcttggcacatttgagatgatgaaggcttttattcccgctacccaaacactatcaactcttttTACAAACCCTTTGAGTCGGTTACATTTCCTTggctaccctctttggaacccaaAAGCaccaaaacacaaaaaaaaatgatttgcctgaactacgtctgacttgattccgaaaggatacgtaggcagcctctctctggggttcagtcacaccaaaacaaaaatccaattttcccggaagttgaaactggggcagatgttataatgtttCGACCACGGGCCCAccaaatggttccaaagttgtaatttcatccacaattcttTTTACCAAAAACCAAGTGCACGTCCTTCGGATCAATCGCCAAAGGCGAGGGAAACCGAGAAATATCATTGTTGGAAGCTGATGCATTCTAaaactgagagaaataaaatgagagagtcttgtcggtgaaaaccttcgggcaccacaaggcgacgggagtagagaaaccaagaatgagagagtccgtttagtgaaaactcgcaaaaagCACTATcaggcgacggtgagaagagaaatgagagaggtcgactagcgaaaacccgcaaagggcgctgtcggccgaaaaaaTGATTTCACCTCAgaaagttctggcaaggttccctggtttggaaacatagatccgtttggtTGATGAGAAAATGCAAGTTCGTGAGGTTcaagcatccagtccaaaaaacatgacatgtcaatttaaagtcagcatgcgcctcagataagtctttcttttccccgaaagggacgcttctcttttaaattcgtttctccgctctttgtttacctttccttgaatccctttcattttagccctaaattccaaaatgtgttggaaagaaaaggtggtaggaccggtttcacagagctccgtctagcaagaagtaaagaaaatacccagcctcagtggtgcgtcagtccaatcccgactgatcatgatgtTGATTACCTCCAAAGTAAAGGCATTAAAAGAAATCCCCAATGAGATCTGCCCCAGTAAAGATCCCCAAGCAGAATgagatggaagaaccaaagccttacacgggcgaaTCATTATGAAATCCTGAAATCcgagtcttatcagtttgaaaggggGCCGCCTTTGAAGCTAGTCAATGGCAAaatttctcaacagaaatgaggccgggaccaagcaattggaataAACAAGGCcaccaaaccaaccaccgttttcagactgacaattgttctttgtttggaaaattgaaacaggtgcaatccaaagcaaccgtgcaaaaagcaggtgcaaccaaagggaaaagaaatgcacaagtgcaagaaacagctttgcagaaAGGAATCAACCCAAGAGGGAAGTttcgttgtttatcatttcttgattatttcttcagtttgttttttattcatttgttcttgattagttttaatataggaatGTGTTAGATTTAATTCGGTTTCATTTTTTTGCTTGAAGTTTGTTAGTTTCTcttccagtgatttaatgtgaatgtTTATGTATTGGTCTTTAGTTTTTGATCTAGTtcgaatcattcatctttgttatgatgttgtgggatttaatttgaagttcaattgatttttgagtttagtgatttgaatctatttgtttgttgttgttgtggaaTCTGAAAGTAGGCTTGTTGTTAatagagaaaataaaataaaaatattgttcagtcaaaataattccagtttgtttctttgttgttcatcatttagtttgaatttattGTTTGAAattgtttaggaattggttatagctgttatattttggttagaattaaTTAGgcggattggatatagctgatagGGTAGAATGTTAAattacagtattttcaggggtCATGAAATCCTGAAATCcgagtcttatcagtttgaaaggggGGAGCCTTTGAAGCCAGTCAATGGCAAAAGttctcaacagaaatgaggccgagaccaagcaattggaatgaacaaggccaccgaaccaaccaccgtttttagactgacaattgttgttctttgtttggaaaattgaaacaggtgcaatccaaagcaaccgtgcaagaagcaggtgcaaccaaagggtaaagaaatgcacaagtgcaagaaacagctttgcagcaaggaATCAACCCAAGAGGGAAGTTTCaaccaaattctttcctgcatttttactgaacaaaaaataattaaaaaaaatgaaaagagaaataagaagaaaattccaaaaaaggggtTAGTTTAGAATCCCCAATATCAACCGATtttttgccgacattagggctccaatccctgagttgagcaattttcctttagccgacattatggctccaatccctgagttgagcgattttccttttaaccgacattagggctccaatccctgagttgagaaattttcctttagccgacattagggctccaatccctgagttgagcgattttcttttagccgacattagggctccaatccctgagttgagcgattttcttttagccaacattagggctccaatccctgagttgagcaattttcctttagccgacattagggctccaatccctgagttgagcgattttcctttagccgacattagggctccaatccttgagttgagcaattttcctttagccgacattagggctccaatccctgagttgagcaattttcctttagccgacattagggctccaatccctgagttgagcaattttcctttagccgacattagggctccaatccctgagttgagcgattttcttttagccgacactagggctccaatccctaagttgagcaattttcctttagccgacattagggatccaatccctgagttgagcgatttttctttagccgacattagggctccaatccctgagttgagcaattttgctttagccgacattagggctccaatccctgagttgagcgattttcttttagccgacattagagctccaatccctgagttgagcaatttttctttagccgacattagggctctaatccctgagttgagcgattttcttttagccgacattagggctccaattcctgagttgagcgattttttttagccgacattagggctccaatccctgagttgagcgattttcctttagccgacattagggctccaatccctgagttgagcgatttttcttttagccgacattagggatccaatccctgagttgtgcaattttctttagccgacattagggctccaatccctgagttgagcaatttttcttttagccgacattagggctccaatccctgagttgagcaatttttctttagccgacattagggctccaatccctgagttgagcgattttcttttagccaacattagggctccaatccctgagttgagcgatttttttttgccgacattagggctccaatccctgagttgagcgattttcctttagccgacattagggctccaatccctgagttgagcgatttttcttttagccgacattagggctccaatccctgagttgagcaattttctttagccgacatcagggctccaatccctgagtcgagcgGTTTTCCcttttagccaatattagggcttcaatccctgaatTGAACGTTTTgtcttttgcaaacattagggctccaatctctgagttgcgccttttagacttgaggtttccaatcccctcatcaattctgtagatttttatggcaattaactcacgaaattttcctagtgaaattggggcagaaaaatttcgttcgtttgtttgttttgttgtctcagcaggtctgacctcgaggcacatggatcgagatgacctacggagtaagtctcaat contains:
- the LOC138885756 gene encoding uncharacterized protein — its product is MGFLQPVHQTRHNPASPAYKAGVWCAYHSGAEGHDTNDCWTLRRVVENLIEQGKIVLRDEEVPNVTNNPLPAHNNGSLIGMICEDKEFDPALKAIIAIVDAETKPKTALKQEKGEMKTNTVKAETKSETMLPSKNEKPVTDLSKVPWNYQQTLVTYQGKEITGELPENTSVGKYSDIQEVNNATRKRFPPKKPVSAEEAEAFFQNMNMPDYEVVDQLRKYPEQMSMLSLLMRSAEHQKILLKTLNEAYVPVETSVEQLERMTKRFFAVNQVSFSKNDLPPEGAAHNKALHLTVKSEDYYVKRVMLDGGSGVDICPLSTLLRMGIGTGRIRPNNVCVRAFDGIKRDTLGEIDLILTIGPVDFEVTFQVLDMDTSYNFLLGRPWIHAAGVVPSTLHQMVKFEDKDREIVVYGEDEQSIYRDPSIPCLEAREGSEHTVYQVFEVVLAGQYEEGSPCPQPFLSNASIMVAKEMIRQGFKPGKGLGKSLQGITEPITLPSTKKLFGIGFQPTPKNEDWAKKRKNEGWKLPRPLPHLYETFVRLKYIEEEDDEAFTAEEIEEICGAMREMFYETHMVQLGEGTSTAEVLYMGPDARLQNWKTTPFPIR